A stretch of the Deltaproteobacteria bacterium genome encodes the following:
- the pheA gene encoding prephenate dehydratase — MGSSDNLEKLRKKIDTLDREILELLNERAKVALGIRELKKENLVGVYDPAREREIERKLTDINTGPLSHDSVVSVYREIISACRALQHPLKIAYLGPEGSFSHQAAFHEFGGSSELLPQGSFKEVFEEVENGRASLGIVPVENSIEGSVGIVLDLLSASPLTVSSELFERINHFFLSKTGDIRDIKIVASHPQALAQCGKWLNKSLRDIEFRETASTAEAARLASRDKRIGAVASEHSAAIYNLKTVEKNIQDNNWNTTRFLVIGNRKSERTGEDRTSIVFSLKDKPGELQKSFFQPFALAGINLTKIESRPSKERPWEYLFFVDFEGHRGDRVVKSLLAKVAKKCVYLKILGSYPVGITGD, encoded by the coding sequence ATGGGCTCCTCGGACAATCTCGAAAAACTAAGAAAGAAAATCGATACTCTCGACCGTGAGATACTTGAACTGCTGAACGAACGCGCTAAAGTCGCGCTTGGAATAAGGGAGCTTAAGAAGGAAAATCTGGTAGGCGTTTACGACCCTGCTCGTGAAAGGGAGATCGAAAGAAAGCTGACGGATATTAATACGGGCCCCCTGTCGCATGATTCCGTAGTCAGCGTGTACAGGGAAATCATCTCCGCCTGCCGCGCGCTCCAGCATCCCCTCAAGATAGCTTATCTGGGGCCTGAAGGAAGTTTTTCTCATCAGGCGGCGTTTCATGAATTCGGCGGTTCCTCGGAGCTTCTCCCGCAGGGAAGCTTCAAAGAAGTATTTGAGGAAGTGGAAAACGGCAGGGCTTCTTTGGGAATCGTGCCCGTTGAAAATTCCATCGAGGGCTCTGTAGGGATAGTGCTCGATTTACTTTCCGCCTCGCCTCTTACCGTTTCTTCCGAGCTCTTCGAGAGAATAAATCATTTTTTTCTGTCCAAAACGGGAGACATTCGGGATATCAAGATCGTCGCTTCTCACCCGCAGGCGCTTGCTCAGTGCGGGAAGTGGCTGAATAAGAGTTTGAGAGATATTGAGTTCAGGGAGACCGCGAGCACTGCCGAGGCGGCGAGACTCGCGTCACGGGACAAGAGGATAGGTGCAGTTGCCAGTGAGCATTCCGCTGCGATATATAATTTAAAGACGGTTGAAAAAAATATTCAGGACAACAATTGGAACACCACGAGATTCCTTGTAATTGGAAACAGGAAGAGCGAGCGGACGGGTGAGGACAGGACTTCGATCGTCTTTTCGTTAAAGGATAAGCCGGGGGAGCTTCAGAAATCATTTTTTCAGCCTTTTGCCCTGGCCGGGATAAATCTTACGAAGATCGAGTCCAGGCCCTCGAAGGAGAGGCCCTGGGAATACCTGTTTTTCGTCGATTTCGAAGGACACAGAGGGGACAGGGTCGTAAAGAGCCTGCTTGCGAAGGTGGCAAAGAAATGTGTTTATCTGAAAATATTGGGTTCCTACCCGGTCGGGATAACGGGCGACTGA
- a CDS encoding bifunctional nuclease family protein, translating into MRALTISLFIASVLAAPVFLFLSSSVLGETKDDNTDEKMEIQGLGFDQLTQTPVVLLSDQKGERIVPIWIGLCEARSIEIGISGMIPPRPLTYDMVAALIRTMKGNIKRIVITDLRDQVYYAQIEVSVNGEVSRIDARPSDAIALASRMNSPIFVKKSVLEKAALLDSDVERREL; encoded by the coding sequence ATGAGGGCGTTAACTATATCTTTATTTATAGCTTCGGTTTTGGCTGCTCCGGTTTTTTTATTTCTTTCTTCCAGTGTCCTTGGCGAAACGAAAGATGATAACACGGATGAGAAAATGGAAATCCAGGGGCTGGGTTTTGATCAGCTCACTCAGACTCCGGTAGTGCTTCTTTCCGACCAAAAAGGGGAAAGAATCGTTCCGATCTGGATTGGACTCTGTGAGGCGAGGTCTATAGAGATAGGAATTTCGGGAATGATACCGCCCCGTCCGCTCACTTACGATATGGTGGCCGCGCTGATCAGGACCATGAAGGGGAATATAAAGAGAATTGTCATAACCGATCTCCGCGACCAGGTCTATTATGCGCAGATCGAAGTGTCGGTAAACGGCGAGGTCTCCAGGATAGACGCCCGCCCGAGCGACGCCATAGCGCTCGCGTCGAGGATGAATTCCCCGATTTTCGTAAAAAAATCCGTGCTTGAAAAGGCCGCTTTACTGGATTCGGACGTCGAGCGGAGGGAATTATAG
- a CDS encoding cupin domain-containing protein yields MNEEELEKQLLNEGFSGIFVHRDSPGAFYPDHTHPGITAHMVLDGEITVTSEGETRTYATGDRFDVPAGSVHSAKIGPRGCRYMIGEK; encoded by the coding sequence ATGAATGAAGAGGAACTGGAAAAGCAGCTCTTGAACGAAGGATTTTCGGGCATTTTCGTCCATCGGGACAGCCCCGGCGCCTTCTACCCTGATCATACCCACCCGGGCATAACGGCTCACATGGTGCTGGACGGGGAAATCACAGTAACTTCCGAGGGTGAAACACGCACATACGCGACGGGGGACAGATTCGATGTGCCGGCGGGTTCGGTCCATTCGGCAAAGATAGGCCCTCGGGGCTGCAGATACATGATCGGGGAAAAATAG
- the gspN gene encoding type II secretion system protein GspN, whose amino-acid sequence MKDRIKKFKHIKPLSYTFFFVIVFTAFLFATFPREIIKNRTIAEIERNTPFEADIESVSVSPLLSINYKGVKLYKSRDRYLELDSLTVSPSVLSFITGSPKFPFSAELLGGEVKGSFVFNKAKNGVKKVDATVKNVSIDSIPALLSNDPQGALSIGGTMQGELYAQFEPQAQGKFQFEINGLNLYNVKVKGFTLPGFNDLKSVFKGNFEGKTTEIEEFNVKGDDIDVQITGTAPLLWEIPSGGVINLGYRIQMKGAQMARYKGILEPYLATLQDGSLGGKILGTVKNPRFEKGSVKRF is encoded by the coding sequence ATGAAGGACAGAATTAAAAAATTCAAGCATATTAAGCCCCTTTCCTACACATTCTTTTTCGTAATTGTGTTTACGGCGTTTCTGTTTGCCACATTTCCGAGAGAGATTATAAAAAACCGCACGATCGCGGAGATTGAAAGAAATACCCCGTTTGAGGCCGATATAGAAAGCGTAAGCGTCTCTCCCCTCCTCAGTATAAATTACAAAGGCGTGAAGCTTTATAAATCCAGGGACCGGTACCTGGAGCTGGATAGTCTGACTGTAAGCCCTTCAGTGCTTTCGTTTATTACGGGTTCTCCAAAATTTCCTTTCAGCGCCGAGCTTCTGGGAGGAGAAGTGAAGGGAAGTTTCGTTTTTAACAAGGCGAAGAACGGTGTAAAGAAAGTAGACGCGACTGTGAAAAACGTCTCCATTGACTCGATCCCGGCTCTCCTGTCTAATGATCCTCAAGGGGCTCTGTCCATCGGCGGCACAATGCAGGGAGAGCTCTATGCTCAGTTCGAGCCCCAGGCTCAGGGAAAATTTCAGTTCGAAATAAACGGTCTCAACTTGTATAACGTGAAAGTAAAGGGTTTCACGCTCCCCGGATTCAATGATTTGAAGTCGGTATTCAAAGGAAATTTCGAGGGGAAAACGACGGAAATAGAGGAGTTCAACGTCAAGGGCGACGATATTGATGTGCAAATTACGGGCACTGCCCCGCTTCTTTGGGAAATACCCAGCGGCGGCGTTATTAACCTCGGATACCGGATTCAGATGAAAGGGGCTCAGATGGCCCGGTACAAGGGGATTCTGGAGCCTTACCTCGCGACTCTCCAGGACGGAAGCCTCGGAGGGAAAATCCTGGGAACTGTCAAAAATCCGAGATTCGAAAAGGGGTCTGTAAAAAGGTTTTAA
- a CDS encoding PilN domain-containing protein, whose amino-acid sequence MYGRFVGLDIGKRDVKASLIKRGLRDIQLLQTIRIEKSVITESQPHYLSNIFTEYSLPKGDIAVSLSEDPTSVRVIKLPFSDSKKIDQVYGFELENISTFDPGEKIHGYHLVKNDTGSEALVCVFEKEDVGQLLEVFNSDGIDPKVVTYTPVAFGALNELLEGARPLVLVDIGDDELSFTLFDETGMKRVRSSRKPMQLFMENLCSLFGISRDEFGFSKEEFSRLSGEDLKESFRPVLSEIKKTVHFFETELKEEIRTILVSGSLSQPAGLCDLLKNEFGRDVKKLFIPDLGVDNSPVYAKSYALALYGSSLKGGYLNFRKDDFKYAGMDHELRKVFMAPAVLLAVLILLFIYNNASRYLELKKEVNILETQISEVVKETFPDVKVIPRPVEYMESKVSELREKLNMIEGVQGASTPLEVLRNISTMLPESMKVTLNDVRFENGNNVKIQGVCDSYQEVTEIEEALSKSEIFETVTRNQTGNTVNGKTKFEISLVLKPQV is encoded by the coding sequence ATGTACGGAAGATTCGTTGGACTGGATATTGGGAAAAGGGATGTAAAGGCCTCTCTGATCAAAAGGGGGTTGAGGGATATACAGTTACTCCAGACAATTCGCATCGAAAAATCCGTAATAACTGAAAGCCAACCGCACTATCTGAGCAATATTTTCACGGAATATTCCCTGCCGAAAGGGGACATTGCCGTCTCCCTTTCCGAAGACCCGACCTCGGTCAGGGTCATAAAGCTCCCTTTCTCCGACTCTAAGAAGATCGACCAGGTTTACGGCTTTGAACTTGAGAACATTTCCACCTTCGATCCCGGCGAGAAAATTCACGGATACCATTTGGTTAAAAACGATACCGGGAGCGAGGCGCTCGTTTGCGTTTTCGAGAAAGAGGACGTAGGGCAGCTGCTGGAAGTCTTCAATAGTGACGGGATAGACCCTAAAGTCGTAACTTATACGCCCGTGGCTTTCGGCGCGTTAAACGAGCTTCTTGAGGGCGCACGGCCGCTCGTGCTCGTCGATATAGGGGACGATGAGTTGAGTTTTACCCTTTTTGACGAAACGGGAATGAAACGCGTGAGGTCCTCAAGGAAGCCAATGCAGCTGTTTATGGAGAACTTATGCTCCCTGTTCGGGATCTCACGGGACGAGTTCGGATTTTCGAAAGAGGAGTTCTCACGGCTGAGCGGCGAAGATTTAAAAGAGAGTTTCCGGCCTGTTTTAAGCGAAATAAAAAAGACGGTGCATTTTTTCGAGACCGAGCTTAAGGAGGAAATCAGGACGATCCTTGTTTCGGGCTCCCTGTCTCAGCCCGCGGGACTTTGCGATTTGCTGAAAAATGAATTCGGCAGGGATGTAAAAAAACTGTTCATCCCCGACCTGGGCGTGGATAACTCGCCGGTATACGCGAAATCCTACGCGCTCGCACTTTACGGAAGCTCGCTCAAAGGCGGCTATCTCAATTTCAGGAAAGACGATTTCAAGTATGCCGGTATGGACCACGAGCTCAGAAAGGTCTTCATGGCGCCCGCCGTGCTGCTTGCTGTTTTAATCCTGTTATTTATCTATAACAACGCGTCCAGATATCTGGAGCTTAAAAAAGAGGTAAATATCCTGGAGACGCAAATTTCCGAGGTCGTAAAGGAAACGTTTCCCGATGTAAAAGTAATTCCGAGACCCGTTGAGTATATGGAATCGAAAGTCTCGGAACTCAGAGAAAAACTGAATATGATTGAAGGCGTCCAGGGCGCGAGCACTCCCCTCGAAGTACTCAGGAACATTTCCACCATGCTGCCCGAGAGCATGAAGGTTACCCTAAACGACGTCAGGTTCGAGAACGGCAATAATGTCAAGATACAAGGGGTTTGTGATTCGTATCAGGAAGTAACCGAGATAGAGGAAGCGCTTTCCAAGTCGGAAATTTTTGAAACCGTAACCAGGAATCAGACCGGTAACACGGTTAACGGAAAAACGAAATTTGAGATATCGCTGGTGCTAAAACCACAGGTATAA
- a CDS encoding ComF family protein — protein MLDLIFPKICCSCEKPLTGESALCGPCSGEIKFINELSSCALCGGPFGFFSSEESDNFLFAPGAGDEGHLCGNCIRGKFSFKRARSVAVYEGRLRDMIHEFKYEGRLSLEGVLSRLLFDNSPCDPGEFDMVVPVPLHVNKLRQREYNQSAVMAMNLASRAGIRLNLLSLRKTRDTRPQFELKNEEERRRNVRGAFKVKSGETLRGASILLVDDVFTTGSTSEECTRELLKSGASEVSVITLARAKGV, from the coding sequence ATGCTCGATTTGATTTTTCCCAAGATTTGTTGTTCATGTGAAAAGCCTCTGACGGGCGAGAGCGCGTTGTGCGGTCCTTGCTCGGGTGAAATAAAATTTATTAATGAGCTATCGAGCTGTGCGTTGTGCGGCGGGCCGTTCGGATTCTTCAGTTCGGAAGAAAGCGATAATTTCCTCTTTGCCCCGGGCGCAGGGGACGAGGGTCATCTTTGCGGGAATTGTATAAGAGGGAAATTCAGTTTTAAAAGGGCGCGCTCGGTTGCGGTCTACGAGGGTAGATTGAGAGACATGATTCACGAGTTCAAGTATGAGGGAAGATTAAGCCTCGAAGGCGTTCTTTCGCGTTTATTGTTCGATAATTCCCCCTGTGATCCCGGGGAGTTCGATATGGTGGTCCCCGTTCCCCTCCATGTTAACAAATTAAGGCAGAGGGAGTATAACCAGTCTGCGGTTATGGCTATGAATCTGGCATCGCGCGCCGGGATACGCCTGAATCTTCTGAGCTTGAGGAAAACAAGGGATACGAGGCCGCAGTTTGAGCTGAAAAACGAGGAAGAACGGCGTAGAAATGTAAGAGGGGCGTTTAAGGTAAAGTCCGGAGAGACATTGAGGGGCGCCTCGATACTGCTTGTCGATGACGTATTCACCACGGGCTCTACAAGCGAAGAGTGTACGAGGGAGCTCCTTAAATCGGGGGCGTCGGAGGTTTCCGTAATAACGCTTGCGAGGGCAAAAGGGGTGTAA
- the dnaN gene encoding DNA polymerase III subunit beta, producing MKFKTQVQDFSLKLGLVQGISERRATMPVLSHVLISVNKNKIEISATDLETTMSTWSNAEVSKEGSLAIPARKLYEIVKELESGEIEVEEIGNHWVEIRASSAVFKIAGLPSEDFPIIPELHSDNLFSVQSSLIEEMISKTIFAVSPDELRRNLAGIYFEEAGNKSLRLVATDGHRLSLVEKNIDSRVKFDKGFVVPKKGVAELRKVLKLSDKVRIGAGDNFFMAEGEDIILIARLIDADFPDYKQVTPEVTKVTLTLGKNEFLSALKRVSILSSEKTRSVKFGINREGMTLISVSPEVGEAREIVPLDYSGDPIELGFNARYLMDVLEAITVDKVQIGLIDELSPAVVKPEGDEVYLSVIMPMRV from the coding sequence ATGAAATTCAAGACCCAGGTACAAGATTTCTCGCTTAAACTCGGACTCGTTCAGGGCATATCTGAAAGACGGGCGACTATGCCGGTCCTGTCTCACGTTCTCATAAGCGTGAATAAAAACAAGATCGAAATCTCGGCAACCGATCTTGAGACAACAATGAGCACCTGGTCGAATGCCGAAGTATCGAAGGAAGGAAGTCTCGCCATACCGGCCAGAAAGCTCTACGAAATAGTAAAGGAGCTTGAGAGCGGAGAGATAGAGGTAGAGGAAATCGGAAACCACTGGGTGGAAATAAGGGCTTCATCAGCCGTATTCAAGATTGCGGGTCTGCCGAGCGAGGACTTTCCCATAATTCCCGAGCTCCACTCGGACAACCTGTTTTCCGTTCAAAGCTCGCTCATAGAGGAGATGATTTCGAAGACGATCTTTGCCGTGTCCCCTGACGAGCTCAGAAGAAACCTTGCCGGCATATATTTTGAGGAAGCGGGGAATAAGAGTCTGAGGCTCGTGGCGACCGACGGTCACAGGCTTTCTCTCGTGGAAAAAAATATCGACAGCAGGGTGAAGTTCGACAAGGGTTTCGTAGTACCCAAAAAAGGGGTTGCGGAGCTGAGAAAAGTCCTCAAACTGTCGGATAAGGTCAGGATAGGGGCGGGCGATAACTTCTTCATGGCGGAAGGGGAGGATATTATCCTGATAGCCAGGCTCATAGACGCGGATTTCCCGGATTATAAACAGGTAACCCCTGAAGTCACCAAAGTAACCCTTACCCTGGGCAAAAACGAATTTTTGAGCGCCTTAAAGCGTGTCTCTATACTCTCTTCCGAGAAAACCAGAAGTGTAAAATTCGGTATTAACCGTGAGGGCATGACTTTAATTTCCGTTTCCCCCGAGGTGGGCGAGGCAAGAGAGATCGTTCCTTTGGATTATTCAGGCGACCCTATTGAGCTCGGATTCAATGCGAGGTACCTGATGGACGTTCTTGAGGCTATTACAGTGGATAAGGTACAGATAGGCCTGATCGATGAGCTTAGCCCGGCCGTCGTCAAACCCGAGGGAGACGAGGTCTATTTATCCGTAATCATGCCTATGAGGGTTTAA
- the dnaA gene encoding chromosomal replication initiator protein DnaA, with product MATKRSPLRHKLSSLFSEKKNDGKGVEFFISKAIGPEKTRDADAGESNQGIVWEKVLERIKKKSNPQVFFWFAPLKAVSENEDSIVLKANSEFDRDWIINHYLEFIHETIREVYGKTIDVDIITSQDKTPSSGSKIEKGEAKEQKAAKSNKLFTGVLNPNYSFDRFIVGPSNQFAHAASTAVARKPGEAYNPLFIYGGVGLGKTHLINAVGNHILKSTSNMARVCCISAEHFTNQVINSIKSNKMEEFRNRYRFGCDVLLIDDIQFIAGKESTQEEFFHTFNTLYESKKQIVLTSDKSPKDMSYLEERLRSRFEWGLITDIQPPETETRIAIVKNKAESEGIVLPNEVALYLAQNTTSNIRELEGTLTNIVAHSKLLNTAISLDLAKEVLKNILKQQDNKFLSIESIQREVAGFYGLRIQDLKSGRKQKNIALPRQIAMYLARRYTGASYPEIGEKFGGKDHSTVIHAVKKIENHLGKDSSLENNVKTLSRKIESLVSG from the coding sequence TTGGCCACGAAAAGATCGCCCCTTAGACACAAGTTGAGTTCGCTTTTCTCGGAAAAAAAGAATGATGGCAAGGGGGTTGAATTTTTCATATCAAAAGCGATTGGACCTGAAAAAACCCGGGACGCTGATGCCGGGGAGTCGAATCAGGGCATAGTTTGGGAAAAGGTGCTTGAAAGAATAAAAAAGAAGTCTAACCCGCAGGTATTTTTCTGGTTCGCGCCCCTGAAAGCGGTATCCGAGAACGAAGATTCAATCGTTTTAAAAGCAAATAGCGAGTTCGACAGAGACTGGATTATTAACCATTATCTGGAATTCATTCACGAAACTATAAGGGAAGTATATGGTAAAACGATAGATGTGGATATTATCACTTCGCAGGATAAAACCCCCTCTTCGGGCAGTAAAATCGAGAAAGGCGAAGCAAAAGAACAAAAAGCGGCAAAGTCGAACAAACTATTTACCGGTGTTTTAAACCCGAACTACTCATTCGACAGGTTTATCGTAGGTCCCAGCAACCAGTTTGCCCACGCGGCTTCCACAGCCGTAGCGAGAAAGCCCGGCGAAGCCTACAACCCCCTTTTCATATACGGTGGTGTCGGACTCGGGAAGACCCACTTAATAAACGCCGTCGGCAACCACATATTAAAATCGACATCGAATATGGCCCGTGTATGCTGCATCTCCGCGGAGCACTTCACAAACCAGGTCATAAACAGCATTAAATCCAATAAAATGGAAGAGTTCAGGAACAGATACAGATTCGGATGCGATGTGCTTCTTATCGACGATATACAGTTCATAGCGGGAAAGGAAAGCACACAGGAAGAATTCTTCCACACCTTCAACACCCTTTACGAATCCAAGAAGCAGATAGTGCTTACGAGCGATAAATCCCCCAAGGACATGTCATACCTTGAGGAAAGACTGAGATCCAGATTCGAGTGGGGACTCATTACCGATATTCAGCCCCCTGAAACCGAGACCAGGATTGCTATAGTCAAAAACAAGGCCGAATCCGAGGGTATAGTCCTTCCGAACGAAGTGGCCCTGTATTTAGCTCAAAACACCACTTCCAATATAAGGGAGCTCGAAGGAACGCTCACCAACATTGTGGCGCACTCAAAGCTTCTGAACACGGCGATTTCTCTCGATCTTGCAAAGGAAGTCCTGAAAAACATACTCAAGCAGCAGGACAATAAGTTTCTCAGCATAGAGAGCATTCAAAGGGAAGTAGCAGGCTTTTACGGTCTCAGGATACAGGACCTCAAATCCGGTAGAAAACAAAAGAACATCGCGCTGCCGAGACAAATAGCGATGTATCTGGCCAGAAGATATACAGGGGCTTCGTATCCGGAGATAGGCGAAAAATTCGGGGGTAAAGACCATTCCACCGTGATACATGCCGTAAAGAAAATAGAAAATCATCTGGGTAAAGACTCGTCCCTTGAAAACAATGTTAAAACCCTGTCCAGAAAAATAGAAAGTTTGGTCAGTGGATAG
- a CDS encoding MFS transporter, translating to MSDKDRDKKRNGAVLSWCLYDWADSAFATTVMAAVLPVYYSQVAGVNLPGNTATVYWGYTVVLALVISALLAPVMGAIADYSGIKKRLLLTFAALGIFATALLYYVTTGDWLTASLFFILGNVGFAMSEVFYNALLPHVADPSQIDRVSVKGYALGYLGGGILLAINIAMIELMEDKMLATRLSFITVSVWWAVFTIPLILNVKEPPARRFGSESINPVTAGFNRLLKTFSELRSYRQLFLFLAAFWVYNDGIGTIIKMATIYGAEIGIGQTDLIGALLMTQFVGIPFSFAFGRLAKITGAKNAILFGLFVYTLISIGGYFMETALHFWVLAFFVGTVQGGTQALSRSLFGTMLPREKTAEFFGFYGMSSKFAGIVGPLVFAVVSQLTGSSRLSIVSLILFFILGAYLLSRVDVEKGVRAAMNKA from the coding sequence ATGTCCGATAAAGACCGTGATAAAAAGAGAAACGGCGCAGTTCTGAGCTGGTGTTTATACGACTGGGCCGATTCCGCGTTCGCCACGACTGTGATGGCAGCGGTGCTGCCCGTTTACTACAGCCAGGTAGCGGGCGTAAATCTTCCGGGCAATACGGCCACCGTTTACTGGGGTTATACGGTCGTCCTAGCGCTTGTTATATCGGCCCTTCTCGCCCCTGTAATGGGCGCCATAGCCGATTACTCCGGAATAAAAAAACGCCTTCTTTTAACCTTTGCTGCGCTCGGAATCTTCGCCACAGCGCTGCTATATTACGTAACGACGGGGGACTGGCTTACGGCGTCGCTCTTTTTTATACTCGGCAACGTAGGCTTTGCGATGTCCGAGGTTTTCTATAACGCTCTCCTTCCGCATGTGGCGGACCCCTCACAGATAGACCGTGTGTCGGTCAAGGGATATGCCCTGGGTTATCTCGGAGGGGGGATACTGCTCGCGATAAACATAGCAATGATCGAGCTCATGGAAGATAAAATGCTCGCGACGCGCCTCTCATTCATAACGGTCTCTGTATGGTGGGCAGTGTTCACGATCCCCCTGATACTGAACGTAAAAGAGCCCCCGGCAAGAAGGTTCGGATCAGAGAGCATAAATCCCGTCACGGCCGGCTTTAACAGGCTGCTTAAGACATTCAGTGAGCTTAGAAGCTACAGGCAGTTATTTCTCTTTCTCGCCGCTTTCTGGGTGTATAACGACGGTATAGGAACAATAATCAAGATGGCCACAATTTACGGAGCCGAAATCGGAATCGGCCAGACCGACCTTATCGGCGCGCTGCTCATGACTCAGTTTGTAGGCATACCCTTCTCTTTCGCATTCGGGAGGCTGGCTAAAATAACCGGCGCCAAGAACGCAATTCTCTTCGGACTCTTCGTTTACACCTTAATTTCGATAGGCGGTTACTTTATGGAGACTGCGCTTCACTTCTGGGTGCTGGCTTTTTTTGTCGGTACTGTGCAGGGCGGGACACAGGCGCTGAGCAGGTCTTTATTCGGGACCATGCTGCCCCGAGAGAAAACAGCGGAGTTTTTCGGATTTTACGGGATGAGCTCCAAATTCGCAGGCATAGTCGGTCCGCTTGTATTCGCGGTCGTATCCCAGCTGACGGGTTCGAGCCGCCTGAGCATTGTCTCGCTAATATTATTTTTTATCCTGGGCGCCTATCTTCTGAGCCGGGTCGACGTTGAAAAGGGTGTCCGGGCAGCCATGAACAAGGCATGA
- a CDS encoding ferritin yields the protein MLSKEIQDALNNQIKNEYFASYTYLSMAAHCESINMRGFASWLRKQSKEELEHAIRLFDYVIDRDGHIVLQSIDKPQNKFKSLSDMFQQVLDHEREVTGMINKLYEKAISENDHATAVELQWFIQEQVEEEKSATEILERLKFAGDNSSALLLLDRELAERG from the coding sequence ATGCTGAGTAAGGAAATACAGGACGCACTGAATAATCAAATCAAGAACGAGTACTTCGCCTCATATACGTACCTGTCCATGGCCGCGCACTGCGAATCCATAAATATGAGAGGTTTTGCAAGCTGGCTCAGGAAGCAGAGTAAAGAGGAGCTTGAGCACGCAATAAGGCTCTTTGACTACGTAATTGACAGGGACGGGCACATTGTGCTTCAATCCATCGACAAGCCCCAGAATAAATTCAAGTCTTTATCCGACATGTTTCAGCAGGTTCTGGACCATGAGAGAGAAGTAACCGGTATGATTAACAAGCTCTACGAGAAGGCGATAAGTGAAAACGATCATGCCACCGCTGTCGAGCTCCAGTGGTTTATTCAGGAACAGGTCGAGGAAGAGAAGAGCGCGACCGAGATATTGGAGAGGCTTAAATTCGCGGGCGACAACAGCTCGGCGCTTCTTCTTCTGGATAGGGAGCTCGCGGAGCGCGGATAG
- a CDS encoding 2-hydroxychromene-2-carboxylate isomerase, with protein MSLKFEFWYDFASTYSYLSASRIEDMARERGISVEWKPFLLGPIFKDQGWDTSPFNIYTAKGNYMWRDIERLSDKYGIPFTRPSQFPRNSVLASKIALVAGPEGWGSEISKLIYSYNFAEDKDISDSEILASALNILGKEPSTILQRAVSGENKGRLRAQTREAIDRGVFGAPSFVTGDEIFWGNDRLEDALDWHVEHAA; from the coding sequence GTGAGCCTGAAGTTTGAGTTCTGGTATGACTTCGCCAGTACGTACTCTTATCTATCGGCGTCCAGAATCGAAGATATGGCCCGTGAGCGGGGTATCTCAGTCGAATGGAAACCTTTTCTTCTGGGGCCGATATTCAAGGATCAGGGGTGGGATACGTCTCCGTTCAATATCTATACTGCCAAGGGAAATTACATGTGGCGGGATATTGAGCGGCTCTCGGACAAGTACGGGATACCATTCACAAGGCCGTCTCAGTTTCCGAGGAACAGCGTTCTCGCCTCGAAGATCGCGCTCGTAGCCGGGCCCGAAGGATGGGGCAGCGAGATTTCAAAACTTATTTACAGTTACAATTTTGCCGAGGACAAAGATATTTCCGATAGTGAAATTTTAGCCTCCGCACTCAATATTCTGGGTAAGGAGCCGTCGACGATACTGCAAAGGGCGGTTTCCGGGGAAAACAAGGGCAGGCTCAGAGCGCAGACCCGGGAGGCGATTGACAGGGGCGTCTTCGGCGCGCCCAGCTTCGTTACGGGCGACGAGATTTTCTGGGGAAACGACCGGCTCGAGGACGCCCTGGACTGGCACGTGGAGCACGCGGCCTGA